DNA from Bos indicus isolate NIAB-ARS_2022 breed Sahiwal x Tharparkar chromosome 15, NIAB-ARS_B.indTharparkar_mat_pri_1.0, whole genome shotgun sequence:
ACAGGATAGGAACCTTAGGGCACATTTCTGccaatgtggcaaaaaaaaaaaagagaaaaagaaaaaaaagacaagagacagatacaaccaggctcccctatgccctgggagtgggggtggCAGCCCTGGCTCCTGCTACAGATAGGACCCTGGGGGGTGGGCTGCCCGACATCCACGTGGTGGGTCAAGGGCCCCCATCACAGCAGAGCAATGCACTACAGAAAGGCCAGCCTGTACCCTCTTCCTTTGCCCACAAGGCCTGCCTCCAAGACAGCGAGATGGCAGTTCTACATTCATGCCAGTCTCTCCTGCCCCCAGGGTCTTGGGACAAGGGGCTCACAGTAGAAAGCACATTTTGGTCAGCCCAGGGGGCCAGGGAGTGAGGGAAAGGCTCTGTCTGAGAGGGCAGAACAACAGGGAGAGAAGGGGGGCAGAAGTCCAAGGGCCATGGAGTACCAGGCAACTGGGAAGAGGCAGATTTCAGCAGCTGCTTGCAGAATGCTGGCACCCTGCGCCAGCTACTCACACGCCTTTCCTGGCCCAGAGTCCACAGGTGGGGAGCTACCGTGCTCTCACACATCTCACTCCCTCGAGAGGCAGCTGgattctcttcactttctccctgcCTACTCTGGCCACTGGGGTTGTACGTGTGGGTGGGGGTCGATCTCGAGTGACTTAGGCAGTCCAAATGGATGGGGTCTGGCCAAGAGGCAGAGGACTGTCCAACTTGCAAGAGAAAGGCAAGGAGACCCACAGTGGGGAGGCATGAGAATGGggatttttaggggaaaaaacctTGGAGGAGGCAAAAGTACAGACAGGAGCTCAGAAACCAAACCTGGAAAGCAAGGTTCTGCAGACACTGGCCTGTGTGGCATAGATCTCATGGtggaaaagggagggaaggacaaCCAGAAGAGCCTGGAGACCCTCTAACAACCCAGGACACCCTTCCCACTACCAGGCCTGTCAGCCAACCACTGATGGCCGCACTCTCACCTACCCACAGGCGAAGAATGAAGACAGAATAGTGATTTTTCCCAAACTAGGACCTGGATGGTAGGGAATCAGCAGGTGGGGTTGGGGAACAAAACGATTTCAGTTTGAACCACAGAACTATTCCAGAAGGAACCAGTAAGCcgtcccttccttccccttctccgCACCTCCAGTCGCAGGTgagagaagaggaactgaagccTCTGGGGAGGCGGGGAACCAACCCTCCCCCAGTCcttggtgcttaataaatagaGGTGGTGAGAGAAGGGGGCAGGGACGAGTGGGGAACTGGGAGGTTATAGTTCATCATTCTTCAAAGTTCGCTTCTGTCCTGTCGGCTGTTCCGGATGTTCCTTCTGTTCAGattctgggaggaattgggggaagAGAACAGGATGGAGGAAGGTGAGACAGAGGGAATAGGCCCAGCTCAGGGAAGGCACTGCCCTCCAGCACAGCCCGCCACCTCCAACCTCACCTGCTGCGGGACCCCCTAATTCCAGAGGCTCAGAGTCTGCTGCTTCAGGTCCTGCTTTGTGGAAAGAACAGGTTAGTGTCtgcaaggaggaggaaggggctaACGCAGGGGTTAGCAAACTTTTCCCAACAAGAGCCAGACAGTAAATGTCAGTATTTTAGGATCTATGGGCCACACTTGGTCTATTCTGTTTTTGGAAATAACCATCTACAAGATGTAAAGGCCATTCAAAGCTCCAGGGCTGTCCAGAGAGAGGCTGTCCTGCTAGTCTGCTGACCCCTCGGGGCTAAGTGATGTCCATGTTCCCCATCCGCTTCCCCAGCTCACCAGTCTCTTTCTCAGGTTCTGGGATGGGCTTCGTGTCTTCAGTCTGGCCTGGAGGGAAACCAGGAGGAAAAGGTAGTCCCCGGAGGGAAGAGAAAGCTTCCTCCTGCCCAGTGATGCCTGAACCAGTCCCCTGGCCTCACCTGGTGGAGGGATGACCTTCTCACTCTGGTCACTGGTGCTGGCATTGAGGGGAGCCTCTGCCCGGGTCCCGTTCTTGtcccggggccggggccggggcttGGCGAACTTGGCCTTATTGAGCAGATACTGCACCTCGCGGTCCAGGGCCGCCATCTTGGCCTCGATGTCTTTCGAGAGCAACACGGGCTTCTCTGTGGCGGGAAGCTTGGCCTGCTCGGCCACGGTTGTGTTCTTCCAGGCCTGTGGGCGAGGTCAGGACAGGCTTGGAGCCAGCAGATGCCTCTGTCCCGGATGAAACACATCCCAACCAACCTCTGGCTCTTCCCCTCAGACCTCAAATCACTGCCCGTCACTGTCAGCCCCCGAAGCAAACAGATACCTCAGGATGGCATTTGAGGCTCTCCACAAGGGAGTGCCAAACTGCCTATTTCTGGTTTCCATCCTATTTCTATGGACTAACCACAGTTGAAcctcttatttttctccttatttcAACCGCTTTGGTGCTCTGGTTCAAAAAACAGCCCCCACATCCAGAACAGCTTCTGCATCTCACGACAGGTCATTCTGAGCTCCCCAAACCCTGCCCCAATTTCTGCATGCAGTTCAAGCCCCAGCTCCTCAGAGCAGCTCTCTCTGATCCTGCAGGGATGGGCTCCACTACCCCTCTAATCGACGACTCATGCCTATGACCCTGGTCTGGGACTGATCAGATGTGATCCCAAATGCAGCCATCTTTTGCCTTTCCAATGAGCTGCCAAGCCAGGAGGCAATGACTGCTGAGTCTCCATTTCTCCGCATCTCCCCTGCTGCCAAGGATGGCCCACCTTGCCAGGTAAGTCTCCAATTAAGTATTTATATGGGGATTACCCAGGTCTCATTGATGATTTTCTCTAACGTTGTCATCTCCACTTCAGTGAAGATCTGGTCCATCTCTGGGATGAGCCGGGCCCCCCTGCAGTCAGAGAGGAGACAGTCAGCCCATGAGGGACAGGGGTAGGACTGAGTGGGGAAGAAGAGCAGAGGGGCTGCTCACTTGAGGAACATGCTGGAATGATTGAGGAGATTATCCAGGGCAGACAGCCGTTCGGGCCACTTCTTGCGCTCTTCCACCCGAAAAAACAGCCCGTGGCACAGCTTCCGTAGTTCAGCCAACTTCTCCTTCAACATCTGATGGacgtgggggtgggagagggcagaggggtTAGGGGACGACAGCCTTGCATCCTTCTTTATGACCTCACACCCCAgctctctttcctttccccatCCTGCCCACCACGTCCTGGGAGCCCTCTCACCGCTGTGGTGGCCCCAAAGCCCTCATCCTCCAGCCAAGTGGACGTGGCACTGAGCTTCCCAGAGATGTCCTCACGCTGCTCCTCGGTCGACACTTCCTGGTACTCGGGCTGGTACAGCTTGTCCTGGGGAGGTGCACCAGAGCGCGAGTGTGCAGCAGGCCCTTGGGGCAAGGCTCTTGGGGCagaaccctcctcccccaccctgtCCCTTGTCCTGAGGCAGGCCTGTGTCCCAGCCCACCAACCTGGGTCTCAAAGATGAAGGCTTCCAAGCTGTTGGCTGCTTTCTCCCGTTCCTGCTTCTGCAGGTCCCGGAGTGTCAGGTCCTGGAGTCTGTGGCCGAGGGGCAGCACGAGTGAGGGGTGCTGCTCCATAGCCTGCGCCCACCCTCCGCACGCTTGCAGCCTTTACTCACTTCTGGGCCGAGCGGGCCAGCTGGTCCTCGGGCAAGTCAGGCAGGTCCAGGACGACCAGCTCCACTCCGATCTCCTCCACCATCCTCTGCTTCCGGGCtggtttctgcttcttttcttcctctggggCGGGAGGGGCACCCTCAGACCCCGCCTCCCTCTTCTCACTTGGCTTCTGTGGGGAAGAGACGAGGGTGTGAGGGAAAGCATGACCAGCCCTCCTGTCCTCCACAGGTGGGGATGGCTCTGGGGACAGGAAGCACGGCAGGTGCCTGTCCCGTCAGCCTCGGGGTCCAGGCCGACTTCACTCTGCCGAGAGCTCACCTGGGCCTCAGGCTTGTCCCCGCCGTCTTTCTCTGCGgccttttctccttcaggggcTGCAGCCCCCTTAGCCTCAGGGGGTGGGGGCGAAGAGGTGTCCTCCGctggggcctcagcttcctccttgAGCTCTGCTTGCTCTCCAGGCTCGTCCTTGCTCCCCTCAGCaggcccttcctcctcctcctggaaaCAAACAGACACACCCTCTGAGGAGTCACCAGCAGGGCCCATGGATCAGGACTGGCTCTGCTTTGAAGGGCTCACTGCCTATGACATAGCTTGAGGGAGACAGAGGACCACTGTGTGGAAATGGGCAATGGGCATCTGGACTGAGGCAGTCTAGCTGGACAAAGGAAAAGTGTCTGGAGGTGACGGTGAGCCTTGGGATGGCTTAGAGTCCAGATAAGGGTTTGGTGAACCCAGCTCGGGctaaggggaaagaaagaaagaaagtttcagtcgtgtccaactctttgcgaccccatggactgtagaaaccaggctcctctgtccatgtaattcttcaggcaagaatactagagtgggttgccattcccttctccacaggctAAGAGGAGGCGGGGCCTATCATATCCTGAGAAGCTGGGATCAACACCCCAACCCCCAGTCTCTGCTGCTGCCGCCTGGTCCCATGTACCGTCCTCCACGCTCCCCTGGCTCCACCCTGGCCTTACCTGGACTGTGTCAGTACCATTTTCTTTAGTATCTGGTGTGCTGCCACCTCCAAACAGGCTGGAGATGGTGTTGCCAAGTTCTAGAAAGAGGAAAACCCAAAGACTTAAAGAGCGCCACAGAAGTGACTCCACCCCCAACCCTAAGGGGAAGGCCTGCCCACCTCCCTGGAAGGCACACAAGGACACTCtctcacacacgtgcacacactcaTCTTACTGGTCAGAGTAGATTCCTCTTCTGGGCTGTCCTCCACCAGCGTCTCAAACACAGACTCCACCTGACAACATGGATCCGAGGTGAAGACAAGCACATGCTAACCCACCTTTTCTCCACAAACATCCTGCCTGGCGGGTCACTGTTTAGGCACAATCATGTGACTTCCAGCTGTGCTAGCCTGTcttctcccctgcctcctccaagGGCTTCTGGATGGAGTCTCCTCCACCCCTGGTTGATTACAAGCCCTTTGAGAGGGGACTGGAGCTTCCCCCTCCTCACCCTCACACTCCTCCACTCAACAGAATGGGCCATGGTTGTCCACAGTATGTTCTAAAAGATACAAATCCCATGAACTGTTGTTAATAAGCAGGTTTCTCAGCCATCCTAGACCCTGAAAATTACGTCAGTGAGCATTCACAGgctctgagatggcccacaccaGATCCCTTGTTTAGCTCAAGATTTATCCAACTCCCAGACCCACTTTATTGACCAGTTTGAACACTACAAGGAACCGCTGTTGAAGAGGCTGGTGGTGCCTGGGCCCCGCCTGGCACAGGGGGGCTCCTGCTCTCACCCTGTCCAGGCTGAGCACACCACTCTCGTCCAGGTTGAAGTGAGCCTTGATGCCCTTGGACTCATAGTCGGGATACTTCTTGAAGCTCTCTCCCACACCTTTTAGCTTCACTGTGGTCAGATTCTGGGAGCCAAAtaccctgggtggggaggagaaacCCATTCAGGGGAGCCTGCAAGCCTGCCTCCAAGCTCTAGTCTACACAGCCTCTGGGTATGAGACATGGGGCCCTCCCCGAGGACACCCTCAAGATGGAAGCACCTCCCAGAGGAGAAGCTCAGCCCAAACCCAAGCCCAAGCTCACAGGCTGCTTCCCCTGTGTCACCCGCAgaccccatccctccctccctggagTCCCCATCTGGCCCCACCCCCTCACCGAAGATCCTCAGGCCCCAGGAAGCCCAGGTCACCATAGTTGATGTGGAAGTTGAAGTCATGGCTGTAGCGATTAAAGGTGATGACTTTGCGTTGAGGGTAGGGTCCCATGCGGGAGAAGAGGACGCGCTTATTGTGCTTCAGGCTGCGGACCCCagtctcctcctccacctccctcgTGAACTCCACCTATATGGCAGGAGAAGGGAGGCCCGGTGGAGAAGCACAGCAGGGTCTGGGGTGGGGAATGCCGATGGCAGGAAGACAGAGGGATAGGCTTGAGCAGACAGTGGAGATGACCCTGGGAGAGGTATGGGGAGCCTTCCACCCAGCACACAGGCTTACTCACCAGGATGGGGTAGATCACTGCATCCCGGACGACGAAAGGCTTCACCTTGAAGGCTTTGCTGAGCGCGGCCGCCTGGTACACAGCCCCCATAGCGGCGGCTTCGTCGGCATTGATGTTCTTCCCCAGCTCCTCCCTGTGAACATCCCAAGGCTCAGGACCATCCATCTGCAGCCTGGCCTGGcccccctcccctcagccctcCTGCTGCTCAGGCCCCACACTCACTTGCCCACAGCCTTCAGCAGCACCTCTTGCACTTTGGGGACACGAGTGGCCCCGCCCACCAGGATCACCTGCTCAATCTCATCCTGTAGGGGGAGAAAGCGGGGGATGGGGTCGGCTCCGAGGTCACCCTCCTCCTCAGCACAGACTCTTCTCTGACTTattccctcctccctgccacctCTTCACTTTCCATCCCGTCTGCCTCTCCGCCACACCCACCCCGATGACCCTGCCTCACCAGTTTCATCTCTGCACTCTGCAGCGCCTGCTGCACGGGCCCAGGGACCCGCTCAAACAAGTCTGCACACAACTCTTCAAACTCCGCTCGAGTCACCTTTGCCTTGAAATCCACATCGTCCATCAGGCCCTCGATCTGGGAAAGGAACAGGAAGGTCAGAGCACTCACCCAGGTCCTGCTCTCTGGGTTGGTGGGTCAGATACCAAGGGGACAGGATactgggaggcaggcaggaagcaTGGGAACAAGTGATGGGCCACCCCGAAATCGAGCTCAGGGTGGTGGGGTCCTCCATCCTCTGGTGGGGGGCGGGAAATCTTTGCCCTCAAGCAGCCACGTGTGAGCACCTGGGCCATGTGATCAGCATTGGCGCTCAGAACGGTCTTCAGTCGATTGGCCTCACGCAGCAGCTTGGCCATGGCACGAGGGTTCTCTCGCACGTCCTTTGCTCTCTGACCCTTGCGCTGCTCATTGAAAAGCCTGGCCAGGTGCTCACGCAGGCGGAGCTCCATCTCCAGGCCCCCCAGGGTACGGTCAAACCTGTgcaggaaagggaagagggacAAGTGTGAGGAACACACGGGGTCGCTTCATCCACACAGGAACCTGGCTCTCACCCACACGGCTAACACCTCTCAGCCATAGTCCATCTGGCCATTTATTCAACTGTAACTACTATGCATCAAATTATGTATTTATCTCTGGAAATACAAttgtaagaaggaaaaaaaaaagacagggtcCCTGCTATCAAACAGTTTATAATCGAGCAATTAACCACACTGTGAAATTTTAGCAATCCTCTGTGTTATAACAGAGAGACAGATAATGCCACTAGAACATAGATAAGTGAAATTTCAGCTATTTAGAGATGTCTGGGAAAGTTCTGTGGAGaagtgatgctggagctgaaacttgAAGATGAGCTGGAGTTAATGAggtgaagaagagaggaaagaacatTCTAGGCAAAGGGTGAGGTGTGAGAGAACAAGAGTGTATAAGTTCAATGGAGGGCAAAGATGGCTGGAGTTCAGGGTCAGAGCCAAGCTGGAGTTGTCATACAGGTGGCTTTATAAGCCAAGACAAAGGTGTGGAGCCACTGAAGGGTTTCTAAAGAAATGAGATACAGACAGGTTTGAAAAGAACCCTCTAGCTGAATGTGGAGAAAGAACTGGAGGGAGGCCACACTGGCAGCAGTGAGATATGCTATTCTGCAGGTGAGAGGTGACAGCAGTTCAGACTAATACGGAAGCCGTAAAGGTGGACAGAAAAGAATGGGTTCATGAAATAACATAACATCAGCAACAAGGAAAGCAAAGATGCCAAGAACAAAGAAATAGTTGAAGCTAACACTCCTCATAGGGCCTATGGCCTTATGGATTTCCTCAGAAGCAGCTTGGGACATTCATTGCCCTCAACTTTCCCAAACTGTCTCCCCGCATCTCCATCTACCTCGTGCTCTTTGGGAGAGGTATCCTACAAAGACTGATGCTTTAGCCAGGAGAGTATTCCTGCAGGGAGCAGGAAAGAGAGGCAGCTGACCCTCCAAGAAGAAACCCGGACCCAACGGCAGCTCAGCAAGCAGCCCTCCTCGCAGCACCCACTTACCCCACACCCCGGATCTGCAGCTGCGGCTGGATCCCCGCATCCTTAGTCTTCACTGTCTGGTAGGTCACGATGGTGCACACAGTGCTGCCTGAGCCCATGTCATAGAACATGATATTCTGCAGAGACATCGAGGCCACTGTCACAGGAACCTAACACAACTCCAGGGTGCCTGCCTGCCTCCAAAGGGCTGCACCGACTCGAATGAAAGCCAAACAGCTCAGCAAAAGGAGCTGAGAGGGGGCTGTTGCCGCATTTGTCAAGAGCCAGCATGCAAATAAGATGCAAAACAAGCCAAGTGACTTCCATCATCAGACTCAGCCACCCTGCCAGGCCGGTCGGCAGCTCCCCCCCGGCTCACCTGGGCAGTGCTGTTGATATCTTTCCTGCGGAAGACACCGTAGCTGAGGGCTGTGGCGGTGTTGTCATTGATGAGCTGCAGCACCTTGAGGCCAGCCATTCGCGCAGCCTGCAGCACAGCTCGGCGCTCAGCCTGGTTGAAGAAGGCTGGCACAGTGATCACTGCATCCTTGATGGGCTGCTCTACAGAGGAAAACAGAACAGGGTTCCCACCAGCTCCACACCTTAGATGGGGGTTTCTCAGTTTCAGCACAGCTGACATTCTGGGCTagatagtacttttttttttttcttggccacgccacatggcacatgggatcttcattccccaaccagggattgaatctgtgcgcctgcagtggaagctcagggtcttaaccactaaaccaccaggaaagtccctgggccagataattctttgttttggGCGGCAGAGGTGTGCAGTCTAGGACGTCTGGCAGCACCCGTGGCTTCTACTCAGTAGATGGCAGTGGCTGCAGctccccagttgtgacaaccaaaaatgtcatCAGATGTTACTAAATGTTCCTGGGGACTCAGACCTGCCTTCATTTGAGTCTCCAGGGAAGGTGGCTTCCACTGGCCCCACCTTGGCCACCCACCTGCAAAATCTTCAGCCAGAGACCGGGAGTAGTTGAGAAGCATGCTGAGGACCTCCTCTGGCGAGAACTGCAgctgcctgggggaggggagatggttAGCGGCGAGGAAAGCCCGGCATCCACACAAGGACAGTGGTGAACACATGTTGACGGGGATCCCACCAGGCCCCGTGAGCCCACCTTCCCCAGCAGGGCACTCACGGGCTGATTTGGAAGTACACAGTCTGCCTCTGCGGGTCGAAGCCCAGCTCATGCTCAGGGAAACGAGCTTTGTAAAGGGCTACATGGGGGTTATTCTCCTGCTTCCCCAGGAGGTGCTGGAAGTAACGCAGCGTTGCCTTTGGGTTCTTGATGGCCTGAGAAGAGGTAAAGAAAGAGCAGAGTGTTAAGACTCCCAAACCTGCCTTCACCTACCTACCTTGGAGATCGATCAGGGAGCAGACTCTGGAGTCTGCCATCGCCTCTCCTCTGCCCACTGCTTTGGGAAGGGGTGGGCTGTGAGCTCACCATGCTGGCTGCACTGTCGCCAAAGAATCGTTCATTTTCTTTCAGGGTCACAGTCACTGGGGTTTTCCTCCGGGACTCCCTGAGGAAAAGACACACTGGGGCCATGTGCCTATGGCACGGCGTGTTCTCAGGAGCCTTAACACCCCCACGTACATACAACACCCCACAATCATGCAGACACAAAGTGTGTTGAGGCCACTACCAAGAACACACTTGGGCCTGGGGTGCGGACCCTCTTTTCCCCACCCGACCCTGGGGCCGCCCTCACTTGTTCAAGACAATCTCCATGGGTACTCCAGGTTTGACGATGGCCACCTTCATAGACTCGCTGCCCAGGTCCACAGACATCACTGCCAGTGTGTCTGAAGGGGAAACAGATCTGTCAATTAGCCCCTCTTTCCCCACCTTCTACCGCTTTCCATGGAGAAGGTAAGACAGCAgcagacaaaacaaaaacttctgggtctggcaacctaaGAGCGGAAAGGTTTCCCATTCACCAGTCTCATTACCCCTGCCCGCCACATATCATCCATCATTCACTCATTTCTTTTGACGCCTCTGCTGGGGTACATACCACTCAGTGCCAACAGGTCTGCCAAGAGCACAGTCATCAAGGCCCAACAGGCTAGCCTCCTCGGCCTCTGCCTTCTGACTGTGGCTGCCATTGTGTCCCTAGGAGAGGAGAAAAACAACACTTGTAACTGGATGCCCTGAGTGAAGGAGGCAGAACCTCATCCAGAACACAGAAGCTTTAAAATTCATACCTACTCCATCCTCATCCACGGCAGGACAGGGTACATCCCCCCCCTTCCCTTCTAATGAGAACCAAGCACTCTCACCATCTTCAGAAGTGACCATGGGAAGGCCCAGGTGAACCACCGGGGATCCAAGCCTTTGGCCACCACATCCCGAAACAGTGATGGTAACAGGCCAGGAGGAAGGAGACCAAGGCCTTCCGCCCACTGTACAGGCAGCTCGACGGGCGCACCCCAGCACTGTCCCTGCTGTCACACACCTGGGGTGCCACCAGGGATCCCCGCTCAGGACTAGACTACCTCCCTACACCTGGAGCTCCCCCACTGGCGGGGAAAGCCTGGCCGGGCCTGAACGGGAACCGAGAGAGGGTGAcgctggaggaggcagggatggAAGAAGGGCACGTCTCGTCCTCAGCATCCCTTCGGGTTGTCCCGCCCGCTCCCCTTCTCCATCCCATCCCGGCCCCGCTCTCTACACACAGCCACTGTGCCTGGAACGATAAGGTTCCGCGCCGAGAAGGCAGCCAGTATTCCGAATTCACCTAAGCCTTACCGGCCAAAGGCGGCGGCTCCTACTCCCGGAAACGGGTCCCAGCCCACCTCTAAGGCATGAGAGCACCCCAGGGACCGAGCTGCGGGGCCAAGCGTACCGGCGTCCGCGCGGCCCTCACTCCCGCTACTGACCCGCCCCCGGAGCTAGCACGTTGCCTCCTCTTAGGGGTGGCCGGTTCCCATCACCATCCCCACCCCTGCTACCTCTTGCCTCCGCTCCCGTGGCCCCAGCTCTGGGACAAACGCAGCTCCGAACAAACCCACGAGGCCAGCAGCGCGCCCCCCAAATCCGCGCCCTCCACAACTCCCCTCTGCTTGCAAACTGTTACATTAGCCACCAACCTCTCCGCGGCGTCTCGCGCACCAGCCGGCCCCGGACGCGGCGTGCGCTCATTGGAGCCTCCGCTGCCCGGCCCTGCGCCGCGGGCCTggccccgccccccaccgccGCGGCGCGCGTCCCCATTGGGCCACGTTCTAAGCCCACCCCCTCCTCCGTCTCCGGCCGCCGCCGCGAAGGCGAAGGAGAGGCCAGTCCATCAGTTGGAGGAAAACCGCCGATGCCCGCCTCCGATTGGTCCACGTCACGCGCGGCCCAGCGTCCATCCCGGTGCGCTCACGGGACCTTTCCGGCCGCGGCGCTGAAGGTCTGATTCGGTGCCTGGA
Protein-coding regions in this window:
- the HYOU1 gene encoding hypoxia up-regulated protein 1 isoform X1 yields the protein MAATVRRQRPRRLACWALMTVLLADLLALSDTLAVMSVDLGSESMKVAIVKPGVPMEIVLNKESRRKTPVTVTLKENERFFGDSAASMAIKNPKATLRYFQHLLGKQENNPHVALYKARFPEHELGFDPQRQTVYFQISPQLQFSPEEVLSMLLNYSRSLAEDFAEQPIKDAVITVPAFFNQAERRAVLQAARMAGLKVLQLINDNTATALSYGVFRRKDINSTAQNIMFYDMGSGSTVCTIVTYQTVKTKDAGIQPQLQIRGVGFDRTLGGLEMELRLREHLARLFNEQRKGQRAKDVRENPRAMAKLLREANRLKTVLSANADHMAQIEGLMDDVDFKAKVTRAEFEELCADLFERVPGPVQQALQSAEMKLDEIEQVILVGGATRVPKVQEVLLKAVGKEELGKNINADEAAAMGAVYQAAALSKAFKVKPFVVRDAVIYPILVEFTREVEEETGVRSLKHNKRVLFSRMGPYPQRKVITFNRYSHDFNFHINYGDLGFLGPEDLRVFGSQNLTTVKLKGVGESFKKYPDYESKGIKAHFNLDESGVLSLDRVESVFETLVEDSPEEESTLTKLGNTISSLFGGGSTPDTKENGTDTVQEEEEGPAEGSKDEPGEQAELKEEAEAPAEDTSSPPPPEAKGAAAPEGEKAAEKDGGDKPEAQKPSEKREAGSEGAPPAPEEEKKQKPARKQRMVEEIGVELVVLDLPDLPEDQLARSAQKLQDLTLRDLQKQEREKAANSLEAFIFETQDKLYQPEYQEVSTEEQREDISGKLSATSTWLEDEGFGATTAMLKEKLAELRKLCHGLFFRVEERKKWPERLSALDNLLNHSSMFLKGARLIPEMDQIFTEVEMTTLEKIINETWAWKNTTVAEQAKLPATEKPVLLSKDIEAKMAALDREVQYLLNKAKFAKPRPRPRDKNGTRAEAPLNASTSDQSEKVIPPPGQTEDTKPIPEPEKETAGPEAADSEPLELGGPAAESEQKEHPEQPTGQKRTLKNDEL
- the HYOU1 gene encoding hypoxia up-regulated protein 1 isoform X2, which encodes MAATVRRQRPRRLACWALMTVLLADLLALSDTLAVMSVDLGSESMKVAIVKPGVPMEIVLNKESRRKTPVTVTLKENERFFGDSAASMAIKNPKATLRYFQHLLGKQENNPHVALYKARFPEHELGFDPQRQTVYFQISPQLQFSPEEVLSMLLNYSRSLAEDFAEQPIKDAVITVPAFFNQAERRAVLQAARMAGLKVLQLINDNTATALSYGVFRRKDINSTAQNIMFYDMGSGSTVCTIVTYQTVKTKDAGIQPQLQIRGVGFDRTLGGLEMELRLREHLARLFNEQRKGQRAKDVRENPRAMAKLLREANRLKTVLSANADHMAQIEGLMDDVDFKAKVTRAEFEELCADLFERVPGPVQQALQSAEMKLDEIEQVILVGGATRVPKVQEVLLKAVGKEELGKNINADEAAAMGAVYQAAALSKAFKVKPFVVRDAVIYPILVEFTREVEEETGVRSLKHNKRVLFSRMGPYPQRKVITFNRYSHDFNFHINYGDLGFLGPEDLRVFGSQNLTTVKLKGVGESFKKYPDYESKGIKAHFNLDESGVLSLDRVESVFETLVEDSPEEESTLTKLGNTISSLFGGGSTPDTKENGTDTVQEEEEGPAEGSKDEPGEQAELKEEAEAPAEDTSSPPPPEAKGAAAPEGEKAAEKDGGDKPEAQKPSEKREAGSEGAPPAPEEEKKQKPARKQRMVEEIGVELVVLDLPDLPEDQLARSAQKLQDLTLRDLQKQEREKAANSLEAFIFETQDKLYQPEYQEVSTEEQREDISGKLSATSTWLEDEGFGATTAMLKEKLAELRKLCHGLFFRVEERKKWPERLSALDNLLNHSSMFLKGARLIPEMDQIFTEVEMTTLEKIINETWAWKNTTVAEQAKLPATEKPVLLSKDIEAKMAALDREVQYLLNKAKFAKPRPRPRDKNGTRAEAPLNASTSDQSEKVIPPPGQTEDTKPIPEPEKETGPEAADSEPLELGGPAAESEQKEHPEQPTGQKRTLKNDEL